One Paracidovorax avenae ATCC 19860 genomic region harbors:
- a CDS encoding PIN domain-containing protein, with translation MQFEITKPTDDGAFEDMCARIYGTVFNDPLPQTNGRRGQKQGGIDVFIDAPEGRLGIQCKKYADGALKFKHVEHEVSEADKANTPIVRLIVATTATSNAVLLREVQDLSDARVANGQYPVKIEFWQDLCRHIRGSSKLQNDYAPNAPGAVFHRLDEQNSGIEANLLSINSKLEVLTGLPSGRADSVNKFITSQLDAVNDVLRAARFKDAFEDLQRIGADMSLFDVHQQARWYVQRGVCMWHLETGAAAAPDFLRASELYPDDEKIVAAKVRGLLFTDKVDEALAAGGEALARYPVSVHVWIAHANARMVKGQTLALADAPAAMRDDCDVLQLLAWSRKKAGDLAGAVELSAKALAKPNAAFFVRNTALVLALEAAACDPVKVAHGLVGEAEIAALRQAVEALTPRKDQVWAVQSPGSVQDTLEHLGYSYLVLGAPGETLALIEEARHAGVLTSRLKRVALEAYRRLDRSDELGQLGREWLEDLEEEALILVAEYASGVGDVQLVEAVQALVTKKGYQQAEVPHLLSAMRWVALWRSGTGKLQAVKEVKAADVANSDSLAVICGGARILHAGKDELAADAAIEKACTLVSKDTGPAERLLLADLLFATDKLEFAARQYELLAPRGKHSELHNRLLRCYVRTGALRKAKELILSFPDNWTSDERALSLAIDLGQQASDWEFLVPLAELHCERRPQEAGGWLLRLALDLKMRKMARFHHVLESVPADLSGPPRLLSQVASLELRFGRKEIGMLRLYGMFRRNFDDVDVASAYLIAIIAGPQELPFMEEELTEVQPGTAVTLKNELGETVTLSLDPAGLSGLPVREGMLAPSDDVARSLLGVAVGQQVSLPGPFGTELRFVVEGVTSTFRRLLHIAQARVNSPVASNLPVMSVPVPETEKGVDFSHVHAMLKRQFEHSRRALQGYADSPITLGILGKLLGRSVVDIVLGWPSDAPPLFVCAGTKEQREAAVELLQRHDAEYVVDAATVAELAALDCLAALAALPRVYISTKAIETLEARLEEAKIERSGGQMFDDNGTMRFVEYTNQDRERQTSFIQSMVDAVRQHCVIAPAYGPEEIPADLERAQDVLEDEELAALLLTAEKNAALFTVDGRLAQFGLASAKLKSVWPQEVLRYAVERGKLTPQQYTYAVVRMFLRNRSFVSLGSYDLVFMCLQGGYALTEGLQRFKDYLASSSTELVSAVSVAFEFLELQAQHPTQFKAFAELMGHIVEAGLRHPHCNQEGLLKVALDFACDIAIKSNGTFIPYALAEGCRQARMRVYAKILGEEVEAADRLASSPPRRRAIKLRALKCMQPPYLTFDGEARDPVEPSIQQVDAARGKDFQAAGGTTTLGSSQAVMLPLANEADESSEDVTTQQEPPGSAAT, from the coding sequence GTGCAGTTCGAGATCACGAAACCCACTGACGACGGGGCCTTCGAAGACATGTGCGCCCGAATTTACGGGACTGTCTTCAATGACCCACTGCCGCAGACTAACGGGCGCCGGGGTCAGAAACAAGGCGGCATCGATGTGTTCATCGATGCACCAGAAGGCCGGCTAGGCATTCAATGCAAGAAATACGCAGACGGTGCCCTGAAGTTCAAGCACGTAGAGCATGAGGTCTCAGAAGCCGACAAGGCGAACACCCCAATCGTGCGTCTCATCGTAGCTACTACTGCCACGAGTAATGCGGTGCTCTTGCGGGAAGTGCAGGACCTGTCCGATGCCAGGGTAGCTAATGGGCAGTATCCGGTCAAGATTGAGTTCTGGCAGGACCTCTGCCGGCACATTCGCGGCAGTTCGAAGCTCCAGAACGACTACGCTCCAAATGCACCTGGCGCCGTCTTTCACCGCTTAGATGAACAGAACTCAGGGATTGAGGCGAACCTGCTCAGCATCAACTCCAAGCTGGAAGTTTTGACGGGCCTGCCCAGCGGCCGTGCCGACTCGGTCAACAAGTTCATTACTTCGCAACTTGACGCTGTCAACGACGTGCTTCGAGCCGCAAGGTTCAAGGATGCCTTTGAAGACTTGCAGCGTATCGGCGCCGACATGTCGCTTTTCGATGTTCACCAGCAGGCACGCTGGTACGTGCAGCGGGGCGTCTGCATGTGGCATCTGGAGACCGGCGCTGCTGCTGCCCCTGACTTCCTTCGCGCCTCCGAGCTGTATCCCGACGACGAGAAAATCGTAGCGGCGAAGGTCAGAGGCCTCCTCTTCACTGACAAGGTTGACGAGGCACTGGCCGCAGGGGGGGAGGCACTCGCAAGGTATCCCGTATCAGTCCACGTCTGGATTGCCCATGCCAATGCCAGGATGGTCAAGGGCCAAACCCTGGCGCTCGCCGATGCACCGGCCGCGATGCGCGACGACTGCGATGTGCTGCAGCTCCTTGCGTGGTCGCGGAAGAAGGCTGGAGACCTAGCTGGCGCCGTCGAGCTGAGCGCTAAAGCACTGGCCAAACCGAACGCTGCGTTCTTTGTCAGGAACACGGCGCTGGTGCTGGCACTCGAGGCTGCTGCCTGCGACCCCGTAAAGGTCGCGCATGGTCTGGTGGGCGAAGCAGAAATCGCCGCGCTTAGGCAGGCAGTCGAGGCGCTCACACCGCGAAAAGACCAGGTTTGGGCGGTGCAATCGCCGGGCTCAGTCCAAGACACGCTGGAGCATCTTGGCTACAGTTACCTTGTGCTGGGTGCGCCTGGTGAGACTCTGGCCCTTATCGAGGAGGCCCGGCACGCCGGCGTGCTGACCTCTCGGCTGAAGCGCGTCGCATTAGAAGCCTATCGTCGACTAGACCGCTCAGACGAGTTGGGCCAACTTGGTCGGGAGTGGCTGGAAGACCTCGAGGAAGAGGCGTTGATACTGGTCGCGGAATATGCTTCAGGTGTGGGTGATGTTCAGCTAGTCGAGGCCGTGCAGGCGTTGGTGACGAAAAAGGGCTACCAGCAGGCAGAGGTGCCGCACTTGCTGAGCGCTATGCGGTGGGTCGCTCTTTGGCGCTCGGGCACCGGCAAGCTGCAAGCAGTGAAGGAGGTCAAGGCAGCGGATGTTGCGAACTCAGACAGCCTCGCCGTCATATGTGGCGGCGCCCGAATACTGCATGCGGGTAAAGACGAGTTGGCAGCCGATGCCGCGATTGAGAAGGCCTGCACCCTGGTGTCAAAGGACACTGGTCCGGCAGAGCGACTCTTGCTCGCGGACCTGCTCTTCGCCACGGATAAGCTGGAGTTTGCCGCCCGTCAGTACGAGCTACTTGCTCCACGCGGCAAGCACTCCGAGCTCCACAATCGGCTGCTTCGCTGCTATGTGCGCACGGGCGCACTCCGCAAGGCGAAGGAACTGATCTTGTCGTTCCCAGACAACTGGACAAGCGACGAACGAGCATTGAGTCTCGCAATTGACCTAGGACAGCAGGCATCGGACTGGGAATTTTTGGTTCCCCTCGCTGAGTTGCATTGCGAGCGGCGCCCCCAGGAGGCCGGCGGCTGGCTGCTACGTCTCGCGCTCGACCTCAAGATGCGCAAGATGGCCCGATTCCACCATGTGCTTGAGTCGGTTCCGGCTGACTTGTCCGGGCCACCAAGACTCCTTTCTCAGGTTGCGTCTCTTGAGCTCCGCTTTGGCCGCAAAGAGATCGGCATGCTGCGGCTGTACGGCATGTTTCGTCGCAACTTCGACGATGTAGATGTAGCATCAGCCTACTTGATCGCCATCATTGCCGGGCCTCAAGAGCTCCCATTTATGGAAGAGGAACTGACGGAAGTTCAGCCTGGGACAGCCGTGACGCTCAAGAACGAATTGGGCGAAACGGTGACACTTTCGCTGGACCCGGCAGGTCTGTCGGGACTCCCAGTTCGCGAAGGCATGCTTGCTCCGTCCGATGATGTAGCCCGCAGCCTACTGGGCGTGGCCGTGGGCCAGCAAGTCTCTCTACCCGGACCCTTCGGAACCGAACTGCGCTTCGTTGTCGAAGGAGTGACAAGTACCTTCCGGAGGCTGCTTCACATCGCGCAGGCACGGGTCAACTCGCCCGTTGCTTCGAACCTGCCGGTGATGTCAGTGCCTGTCCCGGAAACAGAAAAAGGCGTCGACTTCAGCCACGTGCACGCCATGCTGAAGCGGCAATTCGAGCACTCACGGCGAGCGCTTCAAGGCTACGCGGACAGCCCCATCACGCTGGGAATTCTGGGCAAGCTGCTCGGGCGAAGCGTGGTCGACATAGTCTTGGGGTGGCCGTCTGACGCGCCTCCCTTGTTCGTGTGCGCGGGTACCAAGGAGCAACGGGAGGCTGCTGTCGAACTACTCCAACGGCATGACGCCGAGTATGTTGTTGACGCTGCGACCGTTGCCGAGCTGGCGGCACTTGACTGTCTTGCCGCGCTGGCGGCGCTACCTCGCGTCTACATCTCTACGAAGGCCATTGAAACTCTCGAAGCTCGACTCGAAGAGGCGAAGATCGAACGCTCCGGCGGGCAGATGTTTGATGACAACGGCACGATGCGGTTTGTTGAGTACACGAACCAGGACAGGGAGCGGCAGACTTCGTTCATTCAAAGCATGGTTGACGCGGTCCGACAGCACTGTGTGATTGCTCCTGCTTATGGTCCGGAAGAGATTCCGGCAGACCTGGAGCGAGCGCAGGACGTTCTCGAAGACGAGGAACTCGCTGCACTACTACTGACTGCGGAGAAGAACGCGGCCCTGTTCACCGTTGACGGGCGACTCGCCCAGTTCGGCCTTGCATCGGCGAAGCTCAAGTCGGTGTGGCCGCAGGAGGTTCTCCGGTACGCCGTAGAAAGAGGGAAGCTGACGCCCCAGCAATACACCTACGCTGTCGTTCGGATGTTTTTGCGGAATCGCAGCTTTGTCTCGCTAGGCTCGTACGACTTGGTGTTCATGTGCTTGCAAGGAGGCTACGCGTTAACCGAGGGGCTTCAGCGGTTCAAGGACTACTTGGCCTCCAGTTCCACAGAGCTCGTGTCGGCGGTTTCTGTTGCGTTCGAGTTCCTCGAACTGCAAGCGCAGCACCCCACTCAGTTCAAGGCGTTTGCGGAACTCATGGGTCACATCGTCGAAGCGGGCCTTCGCCATCCGCACTGCAATCAGGAAGGACTCTTGAAGGTCGCGCTGGACTTTGCATGCGACATAGCAATCAAGAGCAACGGTACCTTCATACCGTACGCCCTTGCTGAGGGCTGCAGGCAGGCACGCATGCGTGTCTACGCCAAGATTCTCGGGGAGGAGGTTGAGGCCGCCGACCGGCTCGCCAGTTCACCGCCGCGTCGACGCGCAATCAAGCTGCGTGCGTTGAAGTGTATGCAACCTCCGTATCTCACATTCGATGGTGAGGCGAGGGATCCAGTCGAGCCATCTATCCAGCAAGTGGACGCGGCGCGAGGAAAAGACTTTCAAGCCGCAGGTGGTACGACCACGTTGGGCAGCAGTCAGGCAGTGATGCTGCCCCTCGCCAACGAAGCAGATGAAAGCTCTGAAGATGTGACAACACAACAGGAGCCGCCAGGGAGCGCAGCGACCTGA
- a CDS encoding OmpW/AlkL family protein yields the protein MQAIARHSRAAAAFATAAAVGSLIAALPAQAQTQSQQQQSAPPAAARTPSTDWSAPSPWRLYAGAAHIGFSTSAEVRAGGQLVPGADAKADANNSLGFGAIYDFHPGWSAEIALGLPPTTALKGTGTLAGAGTLGKVKYGPAVLSVRRHLWEGGPVRPYIGAGINYTLVLESRDGFVSNLDVKNGVGPVLQAGFEVPIDQRWSFFVDAKKIWLKTTATGTLPVLGGAPAHAKVRLDPLVVTAGVSYRF from the coding sequence ATGCAAGCCATCGCCCGCCACTCACGCGCCGCCGCTGCCTTTGCCACCGCAGCCGCCGTCGGCAGCCTCATCGCCGCGCTGCCCGCCCAGGCACAGACGCAGTCGCAGCAGCAACAATCCGCACCGCCCGCTGCAGCGCGCACGCCATCGACGGACTGGTCTGCGCCATCCCCCTGGCGCCTCTACGCCGGTGCCGCGCACATCGGTTTCAGCACCTCGGCCGAAGTGCGTGCCGGCGGGCAGCTGGTGCCCGGTGCCGACGCCAAGGCCGACGCCAACAACAGCCTCGGCTTCGGCGCCATCTATGACTTCCACCCGGGCTGGAGCGCCGAAATCGCCCTGGGCCTGCCGCCCACTACCGCCCTCAAGGGCACCGGCACCCTGGCCGGCGCAGGCACGCTCGGCAAGGTGAAATACGGCCCCGCCGTGCTCTCCGTGCGCCGCCACCTGTGGGAAGGCGGCCCCGTGCGCCCCTACATCGGCGCGGGCATCAACTACACCCTGGTGCTCGAATCCCGCGATGGTTTCGTGTCGAACCTGGATGTGAAAAACGGCGTGGGCCCGGTGCTGCAGGCCGGCTTCGAGGTGCCGATCGACCAGCGCTGGAGCTTCTTCGTCGATGCGAAGAAGATCTGGCTCAAGACGACCGCGACGGGCACGCTGCCGGTGCTGGGCGGGGCGCCTGCGCATGCGAAGGTGCGGCTGGATCCGCTGGTGGTGACGGCGGGGGTGAGCTACAGGTTCTGA
- a CDS encoding non-heme iron oxygenase ferredoxin subunit, whose amino-acid sequence MTAIDTPWTEAAALDDVPQDDVVGVNVAGRDVALYSVEGEVFATDNLCTHGNARLCDGFLEGHEIECPLHQGRFDVRDGSALCAPLTQGLRTYPVRIEQGRVFLQIEGA is encoded by the coding sequence ATGACCGCCATCGATACCCCATGGACCGAAGCCGCCGCGCTGGACGACGTGCCCCAGGACGACGTGGTGGGCGTGAACGTCGCCGGGCGCGACGTGGCGCTCTATTCGGTGGAGGGTGAGGTGTTCGCCACCGACAACCTCTGCACCCACGGCAACGCGCGGCTGTGCGACGGCTTCCTGGAGGGGCACGAGATCGAGTGCCCGCTGCACCAGGGCCGCTTCGACGTGCGCGACGGCAGTGCGCTGTGCGCGCCGCTCACGCAGGGCCTGCGCACCTACCCCGTGCGTATCGAGCAGGGCAGGGTGTTCCTGCAGATCGAAGGGGCCTGA
- a CDS encoding 2Fe-2S iron-sulfur cluster-binding protein, whose amino-acid sequence MELHIEPLGRVLPVAPGANLLEVLRAHQIPVSYSCMAGRCGTCRCKVVAGEVLDSGQALRMPPLGGDGEAQYVMACQTVLSESCTIEIPEPDEVVVHTARTLKATVTAVETLTHDIRRLLLKPAKPLDFSPGQYAQLQFGPGLVRPYSMAGLPHDGELEFHVRLVEGGLVSTHVANVLAVGDAVRVSGPLGSAYLRRKYEGPMLCVAGGTGLAPILSIVRGALEAGMPNPIHVYAGARSARDVYGLQWLADLQQRHPQLQVHAVVAAADAAPGQRTGLVTDAIAQDWPSLEGWRAYLCGSPPMVEAVSLLARQRGIAPEHLYADAFYASTP is encoded by the coding sequence ATGGAATTGCATATCGAGCCGCTGGGCCGCGTCCTGCCCGTGGCGCCCGGCGCCAATCTGCTGGAAGTGCTGCGCGCGCACCAGATTCCCGTGTCGTACAGCTGCATGGCCGGGCGCTGCGGCACCTGCCGCTGCAAGGTGGTCGCGGGCGAGGTGCTGGATTCCGGCCAGGCGCTGCGCATGCCGCCGCTGGGCGGCGATGGCGAGGCGCAGTACGTGATGGCCTGCCAGACGGTGCTGAGCGAGTCCTGCACCATCGAGATCCCCGAGCCCGACGAGGTGGTGGTCCACACCGCCCGCACACTCAAGGCCACGGTGACGGCCGTGGAAACGCTCACGCACGACATCCGCCGCCTGCTTCTGAAGCCGGCCAAGCCGCTGGATTTCTCACCGGGGCAGTACGCGCAATTGCAGTTCGGACCGGGCCTGGTGCGGCCGTATTCGATGGCCGGGCTGCCGCATGACGGCGAACTCGAATTCCATGTGCGGCTGGTCGAAGGCGGGCTGGTGTCTACCCACGTCGCCAATGTGCTGGCCGTGGGCGATGCGGTGCGCGTGAGCGGGCCGCTGGGTTCGGCCTACCTGCGCCGCAAGTATGAAGGGCCGATGCTCTGCGTGGCGGGCGGCACGGGGCTGGCGCCGATCCTGTCCATCGTGCGCGGCGCGCTGGAAGCCGGCATGCCCAATCCGATCCACGTTTATGCCGGCGCGCGGTCTGCGCGCGACGTCTATGGCCTGCAGTGGCTGGCCGACCTGCAGCAGCGGCATCCGCAGTTGCAGGTGCATGCGGTGGTGGCCGCGGCCGATGCGGCGCCGGGGCAGCGCACGGGCCTGGTGACCGATGCCATTGCGCAGGACTGGCCCTCGCTGGAAGGCTGGCGCGCCTACCTGTGCGGATCGCCGCCGATGGTGGAGGCCGTGTCGCTGCTGGCGCGCCAGCGCGGCATCGCCCCCGAGCACCTGTACGCCGATGCTTTCTACGCCAGCACGCCCTGA
- a CDS encoding LysR family transcriptional regulator, producing MELEDIDLNLLVVFQQLLVTRKVSQAAENLGLTQPAVSNSLARLRRLLGDELFLRTAHGMQPTPYADQLAESVSYALAMIHGALNHKLGFEPATSRRVFKVGMTDIGEIYFLPRLLERLAQVAPGVRLTTVRNSATDLKDAMEAGKVDLAVGLLPQLKAGFFQRRLFRQPYVCLFRQDHPLHKRRRIGLDDFAKAQHVVVVSEGTGHGKVDELLERMGVARDVRLTVPHFVAIGHILQATQMVATVPEKMAQSMAEPFGLAYAPHPAKLPHVAINLFWHTKYHRDPGNQWLRGVMVEMFAEGE from the coding sequence GTGGAACTGGAAGACATCGACCTGAACCTGCTGGTGGTCTTCCAGCAGCTGCTGGTCACGCGCAAGGTGTCGCAGGCCGCCGAGAACCTGGGCCTGACGCAGCCGGCCGTCAGCAATTCCCTGGCGCGGCTGCGGCGCCTGCTGGGCGACGAACTGTTCCTGCGCACGGCCCACGGCATGCAGCCCACGCCCTACGCCGACCAGCTCGCGGAATCCGTGTCGTACGCGCTCGCGATGATCCACGGCGCCCTGAACCACAAGCTGGGGTTCGAGCCCGCCACCAGCCGGCGCGTGTTCAAGGTGGGCATGACGGACATCGGCGAGATCTACTTCCTGCCGCGCCTGCTGGAGCGCCTGGCCCAGGTGGCGCCCGGCGTGCGCCTGACCACTGTGCGCAATTCAGCGACCGACCTGAAAGACGCCATGGAGGCCGGCAAGGTGGACCTGGCCGTGGGCCTGCTGCCGCAATTGAAGGCCGGCTTCTTCCAGCGCCGCCTCTTCCGCCAGCCCTATGTGTGCCTGTTCCGCCAGGACCACCCGCTGCACAAGCGCCGCCGCATCGGGCTGGACGACTTCGCCAAGGCGCAGCACGTGGTCGTCGTCTCCGAAGGCACGGGCCACGGCAAGGTGGACGAACTGCTGGAGCGCATGGGCGTGGCCCGCGACGTGCGCCTCACGGTGCCGCATTTCGTCGCCATCGGCCACATCCTGCAGGCCACCCAGATGGTCGCCACCGTGCCCGAAAAGATGGCCCAGAGCATGGCCGAACCCTTCGGGCTGGCGTATGCGCCCCACCCCGCCAAACTGCCGCATGTGGCGATCAATCTGTTCTGGCACACCAAGTACCACCGGGATCCGGGGAACCAGTGGCTGCGGGGGGTGATGGTGGAGATGTTTGCGGAAGGGGAGTGA
- a CDS encoding aromatic ring-hydroxylating dioxygenase subunit alpha, whose translation MSTPHPVFPLQPVWESPGTHRVPFAAYTSEEIYRRELERFFYRGHWCYVGLEAEVPNPGDFKRTAIGERSVILTRGEDMQLHVVENVCAHRGMRFCRERHGNRKEFVCPYHQWNYKLDGALQGVPFRRGVKQDGKVHGGMPADFKLEEHSLTRLKVAVRGGVVFASFDHDVESLEDFMGPVILGYFDRMFNGRKLKILGYNRQRIPGNWKLMQENIKDPYHPGLLHTWFVTFGLWRADNKSELKMDARHRHAAMVSTRGEAKKQASDVSNVSSFKAGMQLEDPRFLDIVPEPWWGGPTAVMTTLFPSVILQQQVNSVSTRHIQPVGHDAFDFVWTHFGYEDDTDEMTERRLRQSNLFGPAGFVSADDGEVIEFSQQGFEQKPFHRALVELGGHGVGDTDHMVTETLIRGMYEYWRGVMEKED comes from the coding sequence ATGAGTACGCCCCACCCCGTCTTTCCATTGCAGCCCGTCTGGGAGAGCCCTGGCACCCACCGCGTGCCGTTCGCGGCCTATACCAGCGAGGAGATCTACCGCCGCGAGCTGGAGCGGTTTTTCTACCGCGGCCACTGGTGCTACGTGGGCCTGGAGGCCGAGGTGCCGAACCCCGGCGACTTCAAGCGCACGGCGATCGGCGAGCGCTCGGTGATCCTCACGCGCGGCGAGGACATGCAGCTGCACGTGGTGGAGAACGTCTGCGCGCACCGCGGCATGCGGTTCTGCCGCGAGCGGCACGGCAACCGCAAGGAATTCGTCTGCCCCTACCACCAGTGGAACTACAAGCTCGACGGCGCGCTGCAGGGCGTGCCGTTCCGGCGCGGCGTGAAGCAGGACGGCAAGGTGCACGGCGGCATGCCGGCGGACTTCAAGCTCGAAGAGCACAGCCTCACGCGCCTCAAGGTGGCCGTGCGCGGCGGGGTGGTGTTCGCCTCGTTCGACCACGACGTGGAATCGCTGGAGGACTTCATGGGCCCGGTGATCCTGGGCTATTTCGACCGCATGTTCAACGGGCGCAAGCTGAAGATTCTCGGCTACAACCGCCAGCGCATTCCGGGCAACTGGAAGCTGATGCAGGAGAACATCAAGGACCCATACCACCCCGGCCTGCTGCACACCTGGTTCGTCACCTTCGGCCTCTGGCGGGCGGACAACAAGTCCGAATTGAAGATGGACGCGCGCCACCGCCACGCGGCCATGGTCTCCACGCGCGGCGAGGCGAAGAAGCAGGCGTCGGACGTGTCCAACGTCTCCAGCTTCAAGGCCGGCATGCAACTGGAAGACCCGCGCTTTCTCGACATCGTGCCCGAGCCCTGGTGGGGCGGGCCGACGGCGGTGATGACCACGCTGTTCCCGAGCGTGATCCTGCAGCAGCAGGTCAACAGCGTCTCCACGCGCCACATCCAGCCCGTGGGCCACGACGCGTTCGATTTCGTGTGGACGCATTTCGGCTACGAGGACGATACCGACGAGATGACCGAGCGCCGCCTGCGCCAGTCCAACCTGTTCGGCCCGGCGGGCTTCGTCTCCGCCGACGACGGCGAGGTGATCGAGTTTTCGCAGCAGGGCTTCGAGCAGAAGCCGTTCCACCGCGCGCTGGTGGAGCTGGGCGGCCACGGGGTGGGCGATACCGACCACATGGTGACCGAGACGCTGATCCGCGGCATGTACGAGTACTGGCGCGGCGTGATGGAGAAGGAGGACTGA
- a CDS encoding aromatic-ring-hydroxylating dioxygenase subunit beta, with protein MDTTTTNTAIAAGTTGTPSIDFADFFALQQLYADYASALDAADWDRWPGFFTEDCVYRLQPRENHERGLPLATLSFDSQGMLKDRVYGIRETLFHDPYYQRHVIGTPRVRAAGEGRWECEANYAVLRTKLSEPSTVFNVGRYLDVVVRTPDGLRFARKECIYDSEMILNSIIYPI; from the coding sequence ATGGACACGACCACTACGAACACCGCCATCGCGGCCGGCACCACCGGCACGCCCTCCATCGACTTCGCCGATTTCTTCGCGCTGCAGCAGCTCTATGCCGACTACGCCTCGGCGCTGGATGCCGCCGACTGGGACCGCTGGCCGGGCTTCTTCACCGAGGACTGTGTGTACCGCCTGCAGCCGCGCGAGAACCACGAGCGCGGCCTGCCGCTGGCCACGCTGTCGTTCGACAGCCAGGGCATGCTGAAGGACCGCGTCTACGGCATCCGCGAGACGCTGTTCCACGACCCCTACTACCAGCGCCACGTGATCGGCACGCCTCGTGTGCGTGCGGCCGGCGAGGGCCGCTGGGAGTGCGAGGCGAACTACGCCGTGCTGCGCACCAAGCTGTCGGAGCCTTCCACGGTGTTCAACGTGGGCCGCTACCTCGATGTGGTGGTGCGCACGCCCGATGGGCTGCGCTTCGCCCGCAAGGAATGCATCTACGACAGCGAAATGATCCTGAATTCCATCATCTACCCCATCTGA
- a CDS encoding alpha/beta fold hydrolase codes for MADTYVLVHGAWHTGETLAATAKYLRARGHTVHCPTLPGNRPGDGTAPLGLQDAIDGLVQFLESNDLKDVRLVGHSYGGMLLSGAADRVPGRIRRLVYVNAFVPLPGESLADMAPPYYRAMFENIAAANGGGVQLPYEVWRESFINDADAELARTTYALLHPQPLRCLTDPITLSQPTAALALGKSYLNCREDTALPQSLPWHPRLSERLGLFRYVEAGGSHEALFTDPEGFARGIERAGRD; via the coding sequence ATGGCGGACACCTACGTACTGGTCCACGGCGCCTGGCATACCGGCGAGACCCTGGCGGCGACTGCGAAGTACCTGCGCGCGCGCGGCCACACCGTGCATTGCCCCACGCTGCCGGGCAACCGCCCCGGCGACGGCACGGCCCCGCTGGGCCTGCAGGACGCGATCGACGGGCTGGTGCAGTTCCTGGAATCGAACGACCTGAAGGACGTGCGCCTGGTCGGCCACAGCTACGGCGGCATGCTGCTCTCCGGCGCGGCCGATCGCGTGCCCGGGCGCATCCGGCGGCTGGTGTACGTGAACGCCTTCGTGCCGCTGCCCGGCGAATCCCTGGCCGACATGGCGCCGCCCTACTACCGCGCCATGTTCGAAAACATCGCCGCCGCCAACGGCGGTGGGGTGCAACTGCCCTACGAGGTCTGGCGCGAAAGCTTCATCAACGATGCGGATGCGGAGCTGGCGCGCACCACCTATGCGTTGCTGCACCCGCAGCCGCTGCGCTGCCTGACCGACCCCATCACCCTCTCGCAGCCCACCGCCGCGCTGGCGCTGGGCAAGTCGTACCTGAACTGCCGCGAAGACACCGCGCTGCCGCAGAGCCTGCCCTGGCACCCGCGCCTGTCGGAGCGGCTCGGCCTGTTCCGCTACGTGGAGGCGGGCGGCAGCCACGAGGCGCTGTTCACCGATCCCGAAGGCTTCGCGCGGGGCATCGAGCGCGCGGGGCGGGATTGA